The following coding sequences are from one Lolium rigidum isolate FL_2022 chromosome 6, APGP_CSIRO_Lrig_0.1, whole genome shotgun sequence window:
- the LOC124666986 gene encoding S-type anion channel SLAH2-like isoform X2 gives MELGRDVQIRMAAQLNEQSSREALPSLLIQVPSQTIAGFDCVGRDNAAAPLDTVICIPAPATPPPAAPVPAYDDAQVPYALSLSMPASPSGFHLSQFRAAASVRQDEAPAVTKPAELQAEVHSPRLLKQTRFHSQPILHASQQLNEGPRRADTTRDKRFDPFKTFSGRLERQLSNLRGHPMDLESPGSKISEETDQVPGTDRYFDALEGPELDTLRSTEVAVLPSDEKWPFLLRFPISAFGMVLGVSSQAILWKALATAPPTAFLHVSLTVAHVLWYVSLALMGLVSCIYLLKVVFYFEAVRREFYHPIRANFFFAPWIACLFLVQGAPIIEMTQVHHGVWYLLMAPIFCLELKIYGQWMSGGQRRLSKVANPSNHLSIVGNFVGALLGAKMGLREGPIFFFAVGLAHYIVLFVTLYQRLPTNVTLPKEFHPVFFLFVAAPSVASMAWAKINGKFDNGARVAYFIALFLYMSLAVRINFFRGFRFSLAWWAYTFPMTGASIATITYATEVTNLLTRTLSIGLSGIATVTVAGLLVTTMFHAFVLRDLFPNDVSIAITRRKPKFSKILAHFRSSSSDMKDLVLSVSKSSNCDSDSTTETDPSVTKGKAEP, from the exons ATGGAGTTGGGAAGAGACGTGCAGATCAGAATGGCCGCCCAGCTCAACGAGCAGTCGTCCAGGGAAGCGCTCCCGTCGCTGCTCATCCAGGTCCCGTCGCAGACCATAGCCGGCTTCGACTGCGTCGGCCGCGACAACGCCGCCGCCCCCCTGGACACTGTCATCTGCATCCCGGCGCCGGCCACCCCGCCTCCGGCTGCCCCCGTGCCCGCCTACGACGACGCGCAGGTCCCGTACGCCCTCTCGCTCAGCATGCCGGCGTCGCCCTCGGGGTTCCACCTCTCGCAGTTCAGGGCGGCGGCGTCCGTGCGCCAAGACGAGGCGCCCGCAGTGACCAAGCCGGCCGAGCTGCAGGCGGAGGTGCACTCGCCGCGGCTGCTGAAGCAGACGCGGTTCCACTCGCAACCCATCCTCCACGCGTCCCAGCAGCTCAACGAGGGGCCGCGGCGAGCCGACACCACGCGCGACAAGCGGTTCGACCCCTTCAAGACCTTCTCCGGCCGCCTCGAGCGCCAGCTCTCCAACCTGCGTGGCCACCCCATGGACCTCGAATCTCCCGGGTCCAAGATCTCTGAGGAGACAGACCAGGTTCCGGGCACCGACCGCTACTTTGACGCCCTGGAAGGCCCCGAGCTCGACACTCTCAGG TCGACGGAGGTGGCGGTGCTGCCGAGCGACGAGAAGTGGCCCTTCCTGCTGCGGTTCCCGATCAGCGCCTTCGGGATGGTGCTCGGCGTGAGCAGCCAGGCGATCCTATGGAAGGCgctggcgacggcgccgccgacgGCGTTCCTCCACGTCAGCCTCACGGTGGCGCACGTGCTGTGGTACGTCTCGCTGGCCCTCATGGGGCTCGTCTCATGCATCTACCTGCTCAAGGTCGTCTTCTACTTCGAGGCCGTCCGCCGCGAGTTCTACCACCCGATCCGTGCCAACTTCTTCTTCGCGCCATGGATCGCCTGCCTCTTCCTCGTGCAGGGCGCGCCGATAATAGAGATGACCCAGGTGCACCACGGCGTCTGGTACCTGCTCATGGCGCCCATCTTCTGCCTGGAGCTCAAGATCTACGGCCAGTGGATGTCCGGAGGCCAGCGCCGGCTCTCCAAGGTGGCCAACCCGTCCAACCACCTCTCCATCGTCGGCAACTTCGTCGGCGCGTTGCTCGGCGCCAAGATGGGCCTCCGCGAGGGCCCCATCTTCTTCTTCGCCGTCGGGCTAGCACACTACATCGTCCTCTTCGTCACGCTCTACCAGCGCCTCCCCACCAACGTAACGCTGCCCAAGGAGTTCCACCCGgttttcttcctcttcgtcgccgcGCCCAGCGTCGCCTCCATGGCCTGGGCAAAGATCAATGGCAAGTTCGACAACGGCGCCCGGGTCGCCTACTTCATCGCGCTCTTCCTCTACATGTCCCTGGCTGTGCGCATCAACTTCTTCAGAGGATTCCGGTTCTCGCTGGCGTGGTGGGCCTACACCTTCCCGATGACCGGCGCGTCCATCGCGACCATCACGTACGCCACGGAGGTGACCAACTTGCTGACGCGGACGCTCTCGATCGGGCTCTCGGGCATCGCCACCGTCACCGTGGCCGGCCTGCTGGTGACCACCATGTTCCACGCCTTCGTGCTCAGGGATCTCTTCCCGAACGACGTCTCCATTGCCATCACCCGGAGGAAGCCCAAGTTCAGCAAGATTCTCGCACATTTCCGCTCCTCGAGCTCTGACATGAAGGACCTCGTCCTCTCCGTCTCCAAGTCTTCCAACTGCGACTCCGACTCCACCACAGAGACTGATCCATCCGTGACCAAAGGCAAAGCAGAGCCTTAG
- the LOC124666986 gene encoding S-type anion channel SLAH2-like isoform X1: MLSVGLLLARPLLTGPLSVDGSAGFLIIGMELGRDVQIRMAAQLNEQSSREALPSLLIQVPSQTIAGFDCVGRDNAAAPLDTVICIPAPATPPPAAPVPAYDDAQVPYALSLSMPASPSGFHLSQFRAAASVRQDEAPAVTKPAELQAEVHSPRLLKQTRFHSQPILHASQQLNEGPRRADTTRDKRFDPFKTFSGRLERQLSNLRGHPMDLESPGSKISEETDQVPGTDRYFDALEGPELDTLRSTEVAVLPSDEKWPFLLRFPISAFGMVLGVSSQAILWKALATAPPTAFLHVSLTVAHVLWYVSLALMGLVSCIYLLKVVFYFEAVRREFYHPIRANFFFAPWIACLFLVQGAPIIEMTQVHHGVWYLLMAPIFCLELKIYGQWMSGGQRRLSKVANPSNHLSIVGNFVGALLGAKMGLREGPIFFFAVGLAHYIVLFVTLYQRLPTNVTLPKEFHPVFFLFVAAPSVASMAWAKINGKFDNGARVAYFIALFLYMSLAVRINFFRGFRFSLAWWAYTFPMTGASIATITYATEVTNLLTRTLSIGLSGIATVTVAGLLVTTMFHAFVLRDLFPNDVSIAITRRKPKFSKILAHFRSSSSDMKDLVLSVSKSSNCDSDSTTETDPSVTKGKAEP, translated from the exons ATGCTTTCTGTTGGTCTTCTTCTGGCGCGTCCGTTGCTCACTGGACCACTCTCTGTGGATGGTTCTGCAGGTTTCTTGATCATCGGCATGGAGTTGGGAAGAGACGTGCAGATCAGAATGGCCGCCCAGCTCAACGAGCAGTCGTCCAGGGAAGCGCTCCCGTCGCTGCTCATCCAGGTCCCGTCGCAGACCATAGCCGGCTTCGACTGCGTCGGCCGCGACAACGCCGCCGCCCCCCTGGACACTGTCATCTGCATCCCGGCGCCGGCCACCCCGCCTCCGGCTGCCCCCGTGCCCGCCTACGACGACGCGCAGGTCCCGTACGCCCTCTCGCTCAGCATGCCGGCGTCGCCCTCGGGGTTCCACCTCTCGCAGTTCAGGGCGGCGGCGTCCGTGCGCCAAGACGAGGCGCCCGCAGTGACCAAGCCGGCCGAGCTGCAGGCGGAGGTGCACTCGCCGCGGCTGCTGAAGCAGACGCGGTTCCACTCGCAACCCATCCTCCACGCGTCCCAGCAGCTCAACGAGGGGCCGCGGCGAGCCGACACCACGCGCGACAAGCGGTTCGACCCCTTCAAGACCTTCTCCGGCCGCCTCGAGCGCCAGCTCTCCAACCTGCGTGGCCACCCCATGGACCTCGAATCTCCCGGGTCCAAGATCTCTGAGGAGACAGACCAGGTTCCGGGCACCGACCGCTACTTTGACGCCCTGGAAGGCCCCGAGCTCGACACTCTCAGG TCGACGGAGGTGGCGGTGCTGCCGAGCGACGAGAAGTGGCCCTTCCTGCTGCGGTTCCCGATCAGCGCCTTCGGGATGGTGCTCGGCGTGAGCAGCCAGGCGATCCTATGGAAGGCgctggcgacggcgccgccgacgGCGTTCCTCCACGTCAGCCTCACGGTGGCGCACGTGCTGTGGTACGTCTCGCTGGCCCTCATGGGGCTCGTCTCATGCATCTACCTGCTCAAGGTCGTCTTCTACTTCGAGGCCGTCCGCCGCGAGTTCTACCACCCGATCCGTGCCAACTTCTTCTTCGCGCCATGGATCGCCTGCCTCTTCCTCGTGCAGGGCGCGCCGATAATAGAGATGACCCAGGTGCACCACGGCGTCTGGTACCTGCTCATGGCGCCCATCTTCTGCCTGGAGCTCAAGATCTACGGCCAGTGGATGTCCGGAGGCCAGCGCCGGCTCTCCAAGGTGGCCAACCCGTCCAACCACCTCTCCATCGTCGGCAACTTCGTCGGCGCGTTGCTCGGCGCCAAGATGGGCCTCCGCGAGGGCCCCATCTTCTTCTTCGCCGTCGGGCTAGCACACTACATCGTCCTCTTCGTCACGCTCTACCAGCGCCTCCCCACCAACGTAACGCTGCCCAAGGAGTTCCACCCGgttttcttcctcttcgtcgccgcGCCCAGCGTCGCCTCCATGGCCTGGGCAAAGATCAATGGCAAGTTCGACAACGGCGCCCGGGTCGCCTACTTCATCGCGCTCTTCCTCTACATGTCCCTGGCTGTGCGCATCAACTTCTTCAGAGGATTCCGGTTCTCGCTGGCGTGGTGGGCCTACACCTTCCCGATGACCGGCGCGTCCATCGCGACCATCACGTACGCCACGGAGGTGACCAACTTGCTGACGCGGACGCTCTCGATCGGGCTCTCGGGCATCGCCACCGTCACCGTGGCCGGCCTGCTGGTGACCACCATGTTCCACGCCTTCGTGCTCAGGGATCTCTTCCCGAACGACGTCTCCATTGCCATCACCCGGAGGAAGCCCAAGTTCAGCAAGATTCTCGCACATTTCCGCTCCTCGAGCTCTGACATGAAGGACCTCGTCCTCTCCGTCTCCAAGTCTTCCAACTGCGACTCCGACTCCACCACAGAGACTGATCCATCCGTGACCAAAGGCAAAGCAGAGCCTTAG